A single Haloplasma contractile SSD-17B DNA region contains:
- a CDS encoding MATE family efflux transporter, whose product MKLKSNNYKKIKRDLKQYKKSKGSKFWSLPRIYKVALKSLFETRLLWILLFSMILTIILLAYMNLFKNVIYFSLIITFILSSYILINFIFIIDKNISKEYKQFFGRTHPNFRMVLSKFTFASGIITVIIIGLFHIFYIEHYINAPLETCTYYDMYGNKLVDTSIPFQNRCNITKEEYKVDEDGNLEYLSFRTHHINTDHDINYKYEYTYKSRKIIKRVVHEYQANSHDLEHTKVHRLGIYYSHTSRETQFIYGENNVIVQEKEYIHNILNDEQIILATKHELRLAKQKNEVIQINVGNQFHPTLLVDDNYLRSQVFTDEYFNLLKSKDQHLYCYDGCSDASEYIKNLHRNIKDREQRMEDAVTEIGGEWVLNNETDQSLGYHAMGYYHLIFDDNNTIKYYGSSIEDYSIKINYKEQIDLDVIESYRNKENNRKFTFNTQFNVNGNIIRIDQKENMTLQYRHLFEKKEYGYKVKHFSYEKKGLRFITNKYKQEQCYIDTQGDIFEYFPYYTSHFIADKSEKQCGPDLIQGNNLLIDHLVKK is encoded by the coding sequence ATGAAATTAAAATCTAACAACTATAAAAAAATTAAAAGGGATTTAAAACAATATAAAAAATCTAAGGGTAGTAAGTTTTGGTCATTACCTAGAATTTACAAAGTAGCTCTTAAATCATTATTTGAAACGAGGCTATTATGGATACTATTATTTAGTATGATTTTAACTATTATATTATTGGCTTATATGAATCTGTTTAAAAACGTAATATACTTTTCATTGATTATAACTTTTATATTGAGTTCATACATACTGATTAATTTTATATTTATAATTGATAAAAACATTAGTAAGGAATATAAACAATTCTTTGGTAGGACTCATCCGAATTTTAGAATGGTATTATCAAAGTTTACATTTGCGAGTGGAATAATTACAGTTATAATTATTGGCCTTTTCCATATTTTCTATATTGAACATTATATTAATGCTCCATTAGAAACTTGTACTTATTACGATATGTATGGAAACAAATTAGTAGATACATCAATCCCATTTCAAAATCGGTGTAACATTACAAAAGAAGAATACAAAGTTGATGAGGATGGAAATTTAGAATACTTATCATTTAGAACACACCATATTAATACAGATCATGATATAAACTATAAGTATGAATATACATATAAGTCAAGAAAAATCATAAAGCGAGTGGTTCATGAGTATCAGGCAAATTCACATGATTTAGAACATACTAAAGTACATCGTTTAGGAATCTATTACTCGCATACCAGTCGAGAAACTCAATTTATATATGGTGAAAATAATGTAATTGTACAAGAGAAAGAGTATATTCATAATATACTAAACGATGAGCAAATTATATTAGCTACTAAACATGAACTCAGACTTGCTAAACAGAAGAATGAAGTAATACAAATTAATGTAGGTAATCAATTTCATCCTACGTTACTTGTTGATGATAATTATTTAAGAAGTCAGGTTTTTACCGATGAATATTTTAATTTATTAAAATCAAAAGATCAGCATCTATATTGTTATGATGGCTGTAGTGATGCAAGTGAATATATAAAAAATTTACATAGAAATATCAAGGATAGAGAACAGAGGATGGAAGATGCAGTTACAGAGATAGGTGGAGAATGGGTTCTAAATAATGAAACGGATCAGTCATTGGGTTATCATGCAATGGGCTATTATCATTTAATATTTGATGATAATAACACAATTAAATATTATGGTTCGTCAATAGAAGATTATAGTATTAAAATTAACTATAAGGAACAAATTGACTTAGACGTGATTGAATCTTACAGAAATAAGGAAAATAACCGAAAATTTACATTTAATACACAATTTAATGTAAATGGAAACATAATTAGGATTGATCAAAAAGAAAATATGACACTTCAGTATAGACATTTATTCGAAAAAAAAGAGTATGGATACAAAGTAAAACATTTTTCGTATGAAAAAAAGGGGCTAAGATTCATAACAAATAAATACAAACAAGAACAATGTTATATAGACACACAAGGGGATATTTTTGAGTACTTTCCATACTATACGAGTCATTTTATAGCAGATAAATCCGAAAAACAGTGTGGACCAGACTTAATACAGGGTAACAATTTGTTAATCGATCATTTAGTAAAGAAATAG
- a CDS encoding GNAT family N-acetyltransferase translates to MEGNHKLSFSIMTEQDIELLSPIMTRAFDEDTKIHLGKDKGGPPGYDNGEFLRKWGLHADSSAFNIYYKGNLIGAITLWIKDDGNNYLGNIFLDPEFENKGIGTEIWKLVEKNYSNTKKWITDTPGFSKRNHNYYINKCGFKLVEIKDQGGFDLYILEKEMSN, encoded by the coding sequence TTGGAAGGAAATCATAAACTATCATTCAGTATAATGACAGAACAAGATATTGAATTATTATCACCAATCATGACAAGAGCATTTGATGAAGATACTAAGATACACTTAGGGAAGGACAAAGGAGGTCCTCCTGGATATGATAATGGAGAATTTTTGAGAAAGTGGGGTCTTCATGCAGATTCAAGCGCGTTTAACATATACTACAAAGGTAATTTAATTGGAGCAATCACACTGTGGATTAAAGATGATGGTAATAATTATCTGGGGAATATATTTTTAGATCCTGAGTTTGAAAATAAGGGTATTGGAACAGAAATATGGAAACTTGTAGAGAAAAATTATTCTAACACAAAAAAATGGATAACTGATACACCGGGATTTTCAAAAAGAAACCACAACTATTATATTAATAAGTGTGGATTTAAGTTAGTAGAGATCAAGGACCAAGGTGGATTTGACTTATATATCCTGGAAAAGGAAATGAGTAATTAG
- a CDS encoding LytTR family DNA-binding domain-containing protein: protein MKVRLVVDDEKYNDLKAYFEHLGIEINQINFDYTLVEKNHKIKKIVGTKANEIFLIKPDDIIYFESYGNDVICHTEEHELDVKYKLYELENLLEESEFMRVSNSFIVNLNQITSITPTINRKFILKMKNNYKVHVTRSYYYQFKEFIER, encoded by the coding sequence GTGAAGGTAAGACTTGTTGTAGACGATGAGAAGTATAATGATTTGAAGGCTTATTTTGAGCATTTAGGGATTGAAATAAATCAAATAAATTTTGATTATACACTAGTAGAAAAGAATCATAAGATAAAAAAAATAGTTGGGACAAAAGCCAATGAGATCTTTCTGATTAAACCAGATGACATTATTTACTTTGAGAGTTATGGGAACGATGTCATATGTCATACAGAAGAGCATGAGTTAGATGTAAAATACAAACTATATGAACTTGAAAACCTTCTAGAAGAGTCTGAGTTTATGAGGGTAAGTAACTCATTTATAGTGAATCTAAACCAAATCACGAGTATTACACCTACAATTAATCGAAAATTTATTTTAAAAATGAAGAATAATTACAAAGTACACGTCACTAGAAGTTATTATTATCAATTTAAAGAGTTTATTGAAAGGTAG
- a CDS encoding O-methyltransferase yields MDVFNYIKSFLSSDHTSLDYLAKEYDVRRDIQPSVGLEVGKFLGMLIRLTGATRILELGSCIGYSTMWLSEGMKQTNGKVISIEYNKKLYDEAKENLAHANLLEYAELIHGDANNIVKQLPGKFDIILQDSNKLLYPDLLEQCIKLTRKNGIIIADDTLFKPMDIPNELSDPVHRYNELVFSDKRLYSTILPIGDGITVSVKLDD; encoded by the coding sequence ATGGATGTATTTAATTATATTAAATCCTTTTTATCTAGTGACCATACAAGTTTAGACTATTTAGCTAAAGAATATGATGTAAGGCGTGATATTCAACCAAGTGTGGGCCTTGAGGTGGGTAAATTTCTTGGTATGTTAATTCGCCTAACAGGAGCAACACGTATTTTAGAACTAGGTTCTTGTATTGGGTATTCTACTATGTGGCTATCAGAGGGTATGAAACAGACTAATGGAAAAGTGATCTCAATTGAATATAATAAGAAACTATATGACGAGGCTAAAGAAAATCTTGCACATGCTAACTTATTGGAATATGCAGAACTTATTCACGGCGATGCTAATAACATTGTTAAGCAACTTCCTGGGAAATTTGATATAATCCTACAAGATTCTAACAAATTACTTTATCCTGATCTGCTTGAACAATGTATTAAATTAACACGAAAAAATGGTATCATTATTGCTGATGATACACTGTTTAAGCCAATGGATATCCCTAATGAATTGAGTGATCCTGTTCACCGATACAACGAACTAGTTTTTAGTGATAAGCGTCTTTATAGTACGATACTACCTATAGGAGATGGTATAACAGTTAGTGTTAAATTAGATGATTAA
- a CDS encoding phosphotransferase family protein, which translates to MVNTYIKRINQVYPKLTIREYEKNDIGQNNDVLIINTNLVFRFPKYKDGISILKEETRILSCIKSKVSLTVPSPIYLSFDQMDVGQAFTGYELIPGSPLWKEKLYKIKNKGSVKNIAVQLVNFLKELHSIPKDRCYPNFEQMENNPQKDMIVLFEKIKSKIYPLISDKHKKQITKSFKEFLESPSFLNLETTLIHGDFGASNIIYNPVESEVSGIIDFGGSGVGDPAYDFAGLLSSYGEAFYNMCLELYPSGKEISKRVTFYKSTFALQEALHGIENNDPEAFESGIKDYR; encoded by the coding sequence ATGGTAAATACCTATATTAAACGAATTAATCAGGTTTATCCAAAACTAACAATCCGTGAATATGAAAAAAATGATATTGGTCAAAATAACGATGTGTTAATTATAAATACAAACCTCGTATTTCGTTTTCCTAAATATAAAGACGGAATCTCAATACTTAAGGAAGAAACTAGAATATTAAGCTGCATTAAAAGCAAAGTAAGCCTAACAGTTCCATCTCCTATCTACCTATCTTTTGATCAAATGGATGTAGGTCAAGCGTTTACTGGATATGAATTAATTCCTGGTTCTCCTTTATGGAAAGAGAAGTTATATAAAATTAAGAATAAGGGCAGTGTAAAGAATATAGCAGTACAACTTGTAAACTTTCTTAAAGAACTTCACTCTATACCGAAGGACAGGTGTTATCCTAATTTTGAACAAATGGAAAATAACCCTCAAAAAGATATGATTGTTTTATTTGAAAAAATTAAGTCTAAGATCTATCCTTTAATTTCAGACAAACATAAAAAACAAATTACAAAGTCGTTTAAAGAATTTTTAGAGAGTCCGTCTTTCTTAAACTTAGAAACAACGCTTATACACGGAGACTTTGGTGCTTCAAATATTATTTATAACCCTGTAGAATCTGAAGTTTCTGGTATAATCGATTTTGGAGGCTCTGGTGTAGGAGACCCTGCTTATGACTTTGCAGGACTTTTATCTAGTTACGGTGAAGCGTTCTATAATATGTGCTTGGAATTGTACCCAAGTGGAAAAGAAATATCAAAGCGCGTGACATTTTATAAAAGCACATTTGCTCTACAAGAAGCGCTACATGGAATTGAAAATAATGATCCTGAAGCGTTTGAAAGTGGAATAAAAGATTACAGATGA
- the aspD gene encoding aspartate 4-decarboxylase, whose protein sequence is MHAQDAKSEEIRELYGEVSAFELKDKLIELAKEPGKTLLDAGRGNPNWTASTPRDAFFTFGHFAVEETRRTWAEGNLAGMPKKKGIANRFYSYVESNLGAPGVELLKEIIDYGIKDKGYNADDWVFELTDAIIGDNYPVPDRMLSHVEQVVGDYLHQELSYGDYQSNEKFNLFAVEGATATMCYIFDSLIANELLHKGDKIALMVPIFTPYLEIPLLPRYDFDIVKINACETNNHGTRTWQYPEEELDKLKDQDIKAVFVVNPSNPSSVAIKSESINYLTQIVKNDHKELMIISDDVYGTFVDDFSSLVGDLAYNTIGVYSFSKYFGVTGWRLGTIALQENNIFDQKLRELPKPLKELVDRRYESLTVNPESIPFIDRIVADSRQVALNHTAGLSTPQQIQMAFFSIFAVLDKQHKYKERTKDICRKRQNLLFDGLGVRVESNPYGAAYYTEINILELAFYLKGSDFAEFLQTKYKPIDLILHLAEKESVVLLNGDAFSSSEWSIRVSLANLNDEAYTKIGQALNRMMNVYTAIWREQLNEQEQEERMEELALSAV, encoded by the coding sequence ATGCATGCACAAGATGCTAAAAGTGAGGAAATTAGAGAATTATATGGAGAGGTAAGTGCCTTTGAATTAAAGGACAAGTTAATTGAACTAGCTAAAGAGCCAGGAAAAACTTTATTAGATGCCGGGAGAGGGAATCCTAATTGGACTGCTTCTACCCCTAGAGATGCCTTTTTTACATTCGGTCATTTTGCAGTTGAGGAAACACGTCGCACATGGGCAGAGGGAAATTTAGCAGGAATGCCTAAAAAGAAGGGTATAGCAAATCGGTTCTACAGTTATGTAGAGTCGAATTTAGGTGCCCCTGGTGTAGAGTTGTTAAAAGAAATAATAGATTATGGAATAAAAGATAAGGGGTATAATGCTGACGATTGGGTATTTGAATTAACAGATGCGATTATTGGAGATAATTACCCTGTTCCTGATCGCATGCTTTCACATGTTGAACAGGTTGTTGGTGACTACCTACATCAAGAGTTGTCTTATGGCGATTATCAATCAAATGAAAAATTTAATTTATTTGCTGTTGAGGGAGCTACTGCAACGATGTGTTATATTTTTGATTCATTAATTGCAAATGAGCTCCTTCATAAAGGAGATAAAATTGCATTAATGGTCCCAATATTTACACCGTATTTAGAGATTCCACTTTTACCTCGATATGACTTTGATATCGTTAAAATTAATGCATGTGAAACAAATAATCATGGAACTCGTACGTGGCAATACCCTGAAGAAGAACTTGATAAACTAAAAGATCAAGATATTAAAGCTGTATTTGTAGTGAACCCAAGTAACCCATCGTCTGTTGCGATTAAATCTGAATCGATTAATTATTTGACTCAAATTGTAAAGAACGATCATAAAGAATTGATGATTATATCAGATGATGTTTATGGAACATTTGTTGATGACTTTTCTTCTTTAGTTGGAGATTTAGCTTACAATACAATTGGGGTCTATTCATTCTCAAAGTATTTTGGTGTAACAGGTTGGCGGTTAGGAACAATTGCTCTTCAGGAGAACAATATCTTTGATCAGAAGTTACGTGAGCTGCCTAAACCTTTGAAGGAATTAGTTGATAGACGATACGAATCTCTAACAGTAAATCCAGAATCCATTCCTTTTATTGATCGGATTGTTGCTGATAGTAGACAGGTTGCCTTAAATCATACAGCTGGTTTATCAACACCACAACAAATACAGATGGCATTCTTCTCGATTTTCGCAGTTTTAGACAAACAACATAAGTACAAAGAACGAACAAAAGACATCTGTCGAAAAAGACAAAACCTATTATTTGACGGTTTAGGCGTAAGAGTAGAAAGTAACCCTTATGGTGCCGCCTATTACACAGAAATTAATATACTAGAATTGGCGTTTTATCTAAAGGGTTCAGATTTTGCTGAATTTTTACAAACAAAGTATAAGCCAATCGATTTAATCCTTCACTTAGCTGAAAAAGAATCAGTCGTTTTATTGAACGGTGATGCGTTCAGTAGTTCAGAGTGGTCTATAAGGGTATCACTTGCTAACTTGAATGATGAAGCCTACACTAAAATTGGACAAGCACTTAATCGAATGATGAATGTATATACTGCAATATGGAGAGAACAGTTGAACGAACAAGAACAGGAAGAAAGAATGGAAGAATTAGCGTTATCAGCGGTTTAA
- a CDS encoding AI-2E family transporter, with protein sequence MLSIRFKRFLEISAIIFVICSLIIIMNYTLPIVITTINFILSLFAPFIAAFFIAFLLSNLIDRLEATGIKRIFAVFIVFIAFISLLVFSIMSLIPLITEQLTSFIEDVPGRFGKLDELLTDLWTRFDFIPIEYRYTLHDVGNFIANFFKNNLKLNVSGIFNIFNIIVLVPIITFYFLLEFNKIKERIRKYLRKKKWFYFHRYLHQLDKGMGSYLKGLLLVILSLSLIASLLFYSVGLKYAILFGVIIGFTNIIPFIGPFIGGAPAVLYGLTQSPETAVFVLIIILALQAIESMVLTPFIQSKSISVHPLYILLALFVFGKVLGLFGMIIAIPLLYFIIVTTHYLRVYYRCKRIKKQQANKTP encoded by the coding sequence ATGCTCAGCATACGATTTAAACGATTTTTAGAAATTAGTGCGATTATATTTGTGATCTGTTCATTGATCATAATCATGAATTATACGTTACCTATTGTTATAACTACAATTAATTTCATCTTAAGTTTATTCGCGCCATTTATCGCAGCCTTTTTCATTGCGTTTTTACTGAGTAATCTTATTGATCGATTAGAAGCCACTGGGATTAAGAGGATTTTTGCCGTTTTTATTGTCTTTATTGCCTTTATTTCACTCTTAGTTTTTTCTATCATGTCTTTAATTCCACTCATTACAGAACAGTTAACCAGCTTTATAGAGGATGTTCCGGGGCGGTTCGGGAAGTTAGATGAACTTTTAACTGATTTATGGACTCGATTTGACTTTATTCCTATTGAGTACCGATATACCCTACATGATGTTGGAAATTTCATAGCCAATTTCTTTAAGAATAACTTGAAACTTAATGTATCCGGTATTTTTAACATATTTAATATAATTGTCCTTGTACCGATTATTACCTTTTACTTTTTATTAGAATTTAATAAGATTAAAGAACGTATTCGCAAATACTTAAGAAAAAAGAAATGGTTTTATTTTCATCGGTATTTACACCAATTAGATAAAGGAATGGGGAGTTATCTTAAAGGGCTTTTATTAGTAATTTTAAGCTTATCCTTAATTGCATCGTTATTATTCTACTCTGTAGGCTTAAAGTATGCGATCCTTTTTGGAGTAATTATTGGTTTTACAAATATTATCCCATTCATAGGACCTTTTATCGGAGGGGCTCCTGCAGTTTTATACGGACTCACTCAATCTCCTGAAACTGCAGTATTTGTTCTCATAATTATTCTTGCCTTACAAGCCATTGAATCAATGGTCTTAACTCCTTTTATACAGTCTAAATCAATTTCTGTACACCCGCTATACATTCTTCTTGCATTATTTGTATTCGGAAAAGTATTAGGATTATTTGGTATGATTATTGCCATTCCTCTACTATATTTTATTATTGTAACTACGCATTACCTTAGAGTTTACTACCGGTGTAAACGGATTAAGAAACAGCAAGCAAACAAAACTCCATAG
- a CDS encoding DUF2085 domain-containing protein: MKLTFWNKLLNRMFMCHQIPSRSFFYKGKQFPICARCTGLLIGYILFIPIAFLIGFKGYMILLILPMVIDGSIQSRTRYESKNGIRLITGILGGIAILYMIFAIFYFGYMHGRAYAENQLPTSIMNRLT, translated from the coding sequence GTGAAATTAACTTTTTGGAACAAGTTATTAAACCGTATGTTTATGTGTCATCAAATTCCAAGCCGCTCTTTTTTTTATAAAGGCAAACAATTTCCTATCTGTGCACGTTGTACAGGTCTATTAATTGGCTATATATTATTTATTCCAATTGCATTCTTAATTGGTTTTAAAGGATATATGATTTTGCTTATACTTCCAATGGTGATTGATGGAAGCATACAGTCAAGAACGCGTTATGAAAGTAAAAATGGAATTCGTTTAATAACAGGTATACTAGGTGGAATTGCGATTTTGTACATGATCTTTGCAATTTTCTACTTTGGATATATGCATGGAAGAGCATATGCCGAGAATCAATTACCTACTAGTATTATGAATAGATTAACGTAA
- a CDS encoding class I SAM-dependent methyltransferase has product MDNLINKLSTFSGGKVLDVATGRGEFIRHLKAYLKDYDEIIGIDHMKRAIEHCEEQFKESDIYFKQMDAESLDYDNDVFDTVCISNSIHHLPNKEAVLMEMKRVLKPGGRFIIVEMFSDNQTPEQMSHVKLHHFSAQIDQALGSYHEETYTRTHILNIGNKIELSNVEVFDYAHSQKDPKEEKLINHLTSLCDQLLARVKKHENYDQYNEKCEMTKNWIRENGFSSATELFILGDK; this is encoded by the coding sequence ATGGATAATTTAATTAATAAATTATCAACATTTTCAGGCGGTAAAGTTTTAGATGTTGCAACAGGTAGAGGAGAGTTTATTCGTCATCTAAAAGCATATTTAAAAGACTACGATGAAATTATTGGAATTGATCATATGAAACGTGCAATAGAGCATTGTGAGGAGCAATTCAAAGAAAGTGATATTTATTTTAAACAAATGGATGCAGAAAGTTTAGATTATGATAATGATGTTTTTGATACAGTCTGTATTTCGAACTCGATTCATCATTTACCAAATAAAGAAGCTGTTTTAATGGAAATGAAACGCGTATTAAAGCCAGGTGGTCGTTTTATTATTGTTGAAATGTTTTCGGATAATCAAACTCCTGAACAAATGTCTCATGTTAAGTTACACCATTTTAGTGCTCAAATAGATCAAGCATTAGGTAGCTATCATGAGGAAACGTATACAAGAACTCATATACTTAATATTGGTAATAAAATAGAGTTAAGCAATGTAGAAGTTTTCGATTATGCACATAGTCAAAAAGATCCGAAAGAGGAGAAATTAATCAATCATCTTACGTCTTTGTGTGATCAGCTCTTGGCTCGTGTTAAAAAACATGAAAATTATGATCAGTATAATGAGAAGTGTGAAATGACTAAGAACTGGATCAGAGAGAATGGATTTAGTTCAGCAACTGAGCTATTTATTTTAGGAGATAAGTAA
- a CDS encoding BMP family ABC transporter substrate-binding protein encodes MKKALLTLFIAISVTVLGGCSEITFQSDTSSEESTEEQNDLITVTLSLGGGQISDNYENPISLDKGDQLYELPSIKKEGYTFKGWYTHETRMNTEFDHNKPLTEDLILYARFDKDDAYEIALITYESTVNDGNYNQLAWEGVKAYAEEHNRTYKYYIPELLTKNGFLDSIATAIENGAKVIVTPSFLFEETIYEAQDLYPKITFILIDGTPHSAGYEYKTNDNVYTIFYSEVQAGFLAGYAAVKEGFTELGFIGGLEIPPIINYVQGFVQGADYAANEMGLADHSITVRYSYVCGFLPSDTIVSANHLYNLGTELIFTAAGGGDLSVVSEAEDFNGYVITPDVDGTTMSQTVMSSAIKEIGNSVYGALTEHYNGTSLVYKTGERTILDVTNNGVGLVLDRFHTFTEDEYEVIYSKLQDNQDSIRTNLVTDYTVEMIDLDTSKVIIEER; translated from the coding sequence ATGAAAAAGGCATTATTAACATTATTTATAGCTATTAGTGTTACAGTACTAGGGGGATGCTCAGAAATAACCTTTCAAAGTGATACATCATCAGAGGAATCTACAGAAGAACAAAACGATTTAATTACCGTTACGCTATCACTGGGTGGAGGCCAGATATCGGATAACTACGAAAACCCTATATCATTAGACAAAGGCGATCAACTTTATGAATTACCATCTATAAAAAAAGAGGGATATACCTTTAAAGGATGGTATACCCATGAAACAAGAATGAATACAGAATTTGACCATAATAAACCCTTAACAGAGGATCTGATCTTATATGCTAGATTTGATAAAGATGATGCATATGAAATTGCTCTAATCACATATGAAAGCACTGTTAATGATGGGAATTATAATCAACTAGCTTGGGAAGGTGTTAAAGCGTATGCGGAAGAACATAACAGAACTTATAAATACTATATCCCTGAACTACTTACTAAAAATGGTTTTCTAGATTCGATCGCTACGGCTATTGAAAATGGAGCGAAAGTCATTGTGACTCCAAGCTTCTTATTCGAAGAAACAATTTATGAGGCACAGGATCTATATCCTAAAATTACTTTCATTTTAATTGATGGTACTCCTCATAGTGCTGGTTATGAATATAAGACTAATGATAATGTATATACAATCTTTTATTCCGAAGTACAGGCAGGTTTCTTAGCTGGATATGCTGCTGTTAAAGAAGGATTTACTGAGTTAGGGTTTATAGGTGGTCTTGAAATCCCTCCAATTATAAATTATGTTCAAGGATTTGTTCAAGGAGCGGATTACGCAGCAAACGAAATGGGATTAGCAGATCACTCGATTACGGTGCGTTATAGTTATGTATGTGGCTTTCTACCATCCGATACAATCGTATCTGCAAATCACCTGTATAATTTAGGCACTGAATTGATCTTTACTGCAGCAGGAGGAGGAGATTTGTCTGTCGTTTCCGAAGCAGAAGACTTTAACGGTTATGTGATTACTCCTGATGTAGATGGAACTACTATGTCTCAAACAGTTATGTCATCAGCCATAAAAGAGATAGGAAATTCAGTTTATGGTGCGTTAACGGAGCATTACAATGGAACGTCTCTAGTATATAAAACAGGCGAGAGGACTATCCTTGATGTAACAAATAATGGTGTAGGATTAGTATTAGATCGTTTTCATACTTTTACTGAAGACGAGTATGAAGTCATATACAGTAAACTACAAGATAATCAAGACTCAATACGAACGAATCTTGTGACTGACTATACTGTAGAAATGATTGATTTAGATACAAGTAAGGTAATAATTGAAGAACGATAA
- a CDS encoding AraC family transcriptional regulator: MNYYERIQKSIHYIENRLDQSLDLKQVSKEAYMSIANFYRLFFSLVGHTVKEYIRLRRMSNAVTEIKTKDEKIINIAMKYGFSNHASFTKSFKQIIGVNPTTFRDRNMEWSFDQINLLDQYYDISENVESLDEYPDIKVLKEIQPMKVAYYCFYGKHPEYQAFKVMNTWLKNSQLDIEKDRIRIFGFNNPSPECITDEVYGYEVWITIPEYLNITDSKVKTKTVQGGLYAVCGVKNLVFNGGESKVITDAWRRLWSWLKVSKYKYGSHQWLEEHLKFDDLCIPSEGMDLYLPIELENV, from the coding sequence ATGAACTATTATGAAAGGATTCAGAAGTCAATTCATTATATAGAAAATCGGTTAGATCAGTCACTTGATTTAAAGCAAGTATCTAAAGAAGCATATATGTCGATTGCTAACTTTTACCGATTATTTTTTTCCTTAGTTGGTCATACGGTTAAAGAATACATTCGGTTGAGAAGAATGAGTAACGCAGTCACTGAAATTAAAACTAAGGATGAGAAGATTATAAATATAGCGATGAAATATGGTTTTAGTAATCATGCATCGTTTACCAAATCCTTTAAACAAATCATAGGAGTGAATCCAACAACATTTAGAGATAGAAATATGGAATGGTCATTTGATCAAATTAATCTATTAGACCAATACTATGACATAAGTGAAAATGTTGAGTCATTAGATGAATACCCAGATATAAAAGTGTTAAAGGAAATACAACCAATGAAGGTTGCCTACTATTGTTTTTACGGTAAACATCCAGAATATCAAGCATTCAAAGTGATGAATACTTGGTTAAAGAATAGTCAACTAGACATTGAAAAGGATCGAATTAGAATCTTTGGTTTTAATAATCCGAGCCCTGAATGTATTACAGATGAGGTTTATGGATATGAAGTATGGATAACAATACCGGAATATTTGAACATAACTGATTCTAAGGTGAAGACTAAAACAGTTCAGGGTGGACTATATGCAGTTTGTGGTGTGAAGAACTTAGTCTTTAATGGAGGCGAGAGCAAGGTGATCACAGATGCTTGGAGACGTTTATGGAGCTGGTTAAAAGTAAGTAAATATAAATACGGTAGTCACCAGTGGTTGGAAGAACATTTAAAATTTGATGATCTTTGCATACCATCAGAAGGTATGGATTTATATTTACCTATAGAATTAGAAAACGTATAA